From Salvelinus sp. IW2-2015 linkage group LG18, ASM291031v2, whole genome shotgun sequence, a single genomic window includes:
- the LOC111978169 gene encoding mitochondrial import inner membrane translocase subunit Tim23, whose protein sequence is MDNNAPGSGGKGGFGSLFGGSEYSNTELAGVPLTGMSPLSPYLNVDPRYLVQDTDEFILPTGASKTRGRFELAFFTIGGCCITGAAFGTVNGLRMGLKDTREMGWTKPRNVQILNMVTRQGASWANTLGSVALLYSVFGVAIEKARGAEDDINTVAAGTLTGMLFKSTGGLKGVARGGLAGLALSGAYALYSNWDHIRGGSSSSVY, encoded by the exons ATGGACAACAATGCCCCCGGATCGGGAGGGAAAGGTGGCTTCGGGAGTCTCTTTGGCGGCAGCGAATACTCCAACACAGAACTCGCCGGTGTCCCAT TGACTGGAATGAGCCCYCTGTCACCTTATCTCAATGTCGACCCCCGCTACCTCGTACAG gacACMGATGAGTTCATTCTGCCCACAGGGGCCAGCAAAACCAGAGGGAGGTTTGAACTGGCCTTCTTCACCATTGGGGGCTGCTGCATCACAG GAGCTGCGTTTGGGACAGTGAATGGTCTGAGGATGGGGTTGAAGGATACAAGAGAAATGGGCTGGACTAAACCTCGCAACGTCCA GATTCTCAACATGGTGACCAGACAAGGTGCATCGTGGGCCAACACACTGGGCTCTGTTG cattgTTGTACAGTGTATTTGGCGTTGCCATAGAGAAGGCTAGAGGAGCAGAGGATGATATCAACACTGTGGCTGCTGGGACTCTCACAGGCATGCTCTTCAAATCcacag gaGGGCTGAAGGGAGTGGCGCGTGGTGGTCTGGCGGGGTTAGCCTTGTCCGGTGCCTACGCTCTCTACAGCAACTGGGACCATATCAGAGGCGGCTCCTCTTCAAGTGTCTACTGA
- the LOC111977398 gene encoding chymotrypsin-like elastase family member 2A, with protein sequence MVDVPGPPLISLLLLLSVSALPAAAYTLTPGRLPQAQHKVLQLDWPKDCGMAHYKPNMAERIVSGNEARPHSWPWQVSLQVRPRGSKHYIHVCGGTLIHKNWVLTAAHCFQKGKAEDAGSWRIVLGKHRLKRSETPERTIPVKRIYRHEHFRYPTHSELDYDIALVKAATDIVPNNHIRYACLPRKQINLKPGQYCWVTGWGDTRGGKENVSLAEALNQARLPIIDFKTCRQKKFWGDRVRDSMICAGFRDTEGPPAACQGDSGGPLLCQLGRDRWEVHGVVSFGPIGCTVENKPSVFTRTANYIPWIEATRIRDFFLH encoded by the exons ATGGTTGATGTTCCTGGACCTCCGCTCatatctctgctgctgctgttgagtGTGTCGGCTCTGCCTGCCGCCGCATACACCCTGACCCCCGGCAGACTGCCCCAGGCCCAGCACAAAGTCCTGCAACTAG ACTGGCCTAAGGACTGTGGCATGGCACACTACAAACCCAACATGGCTGAACGGATCGTCTCTGGCAACGAGGCCAGACCTCACTCCTGGCCATGGCAGGTCTCCCTACAG GTTCGTCCCAGAGGCAGTAAGCACTACATCCACGTCTGTGGCGGAACACTCATCCACAAGAACTGGGTCCTCACCGCTGCCCACTGCTTCCAGAA GGGTAAAGCCGAGGATGCTGGGAGTTGGAGGATCGTCCTGGGGAAGCATCGGCTGAAACGTTCCGAGACGCCCGAGAGGACTATCCCGGTGAAGAGGATCTACCGTCACGAGCACTTCCGTTACCCCACACACAGCGAGCTGGACTATGACATYGCCCTGGTCAAGGCTGCCACCGACATCGTGCCCAACAACCATATACGCTACGCATGCCTGCCGCGCAAACAGATCAACCTGAAGCCTGGACAATACTGCTGGGTGACCGGCTGGGGAGACACTCGGG GTGGGAAGGAGAACGTGTCTCTGGCTGAGGCTCTGAACCAGGCCCGTCTGCCCATCATCGACTTCAAGACCTGCCGTCAGAAGAAGTTCTGGGGAGACCGCGTCCGGGACTCCATGATCTGTGCCGGCTTCAGAGATACAGAAGGACCACCTGCTGCCTGCCAG ggtGACTCAGGGGGTCCTCTGCTGTGTCAGCTGGGGCGTGACAGGTGGGAGGTGCACGGTGTGGTGAGCTTCGGCCCCATCGGCTGCACTGTGGAGAACAAGCCCAGCGTGTTCACCCGCACCGCCAACTACATCCCCTGGATCGAGGCTACCCGCATCAGAGACTTCTTCCTGcactag